The genomic interval AAAGGCACCGTGGACGAGGGTTACTTCCAGTACCAAGGCTCGCTGAACCATGGCGCCGCGCCAGAGGCGCGCAGTATCAGCCTGTTCTTCAAGGTGCGCGACGCGGTATTGGACTTCCAGCCCGGCTGGCCACAGGTGCAGCAGGTGGACGGTGATGTGCTGATCGAGGACAGCGGTGTGCGCATCAAGGCTCACCATGGCCTGTTGCTCGACACCAAGGTCAGTGACGTCAGTGTCGATATCCCCCACGTCGAGGGTGACCAGCACAGCCACCTGTATCTCGATGGCGATTTCGACGGCGGCCTGGACGACGGCCTGAAAATTCTCAAAGAGGCGCCGATCGGCACGGGCGAGATCTTCGCCGGCTGGGAAGGCGAGGGCCCGCTCAAGGGCAAGGTCAAGCTCGATATCCCCCTGGCCCACGGGGAACGGCCCAAAGTTCAGGTGGACTTCGCCACCGCTGATGCCCGCCTCAAGGTGGCCCCGCCTAGCCTGGAGTTGAACCGCCTGAAAGGCGACTTCAGCTTCGATTTGGACAAAGGGCTCAGTGGCAAGAACATCAGCTTGCAGGCGTTCGGCAAGCCGGTCACCGCGCAGATCGTTGCCGAGGGCGCGCCAGGGCAGATGCAGACCCGCATCAACGCCAATGGCCAGGTCGCGCTGAAGGCGCTGACCGAGTGGCTGCAATTCAACCAGGCCTTGCCGGCCTCGGGCGACTTGCCGTATCAGTTGCAGCTCAACCTCGGCAGCCGGGACAACAGCCTTAGCGTCAATTCCTCACTCAAGGGCCTTGCCATCGACTTGCCTGCGCCCTTCGGCAAGGCCGCTGCGGACACCCGTGACAGCCGTTTCAGCATGAACCTGCAAGGCTCGGAGCGACGCATTGACGCCGGTTATGCCGACCTCGCGCGCTTCGCCTATGCCGCGCCTTCCGACAAGCTGGCCCAGGGCCGCGGCGAATTGCTGCTGGGCACGGGCCAGGCACAAGTACCGGCCGGCCAAGGCTTGCGCGTACGTGGGCGACTGGAAACACTCGACCTGGCCCCGTGGCAGGCCAAGGTGGCCAGCCTGGGCGGTGATGACCCCGGTGGCAGTGCGCGGCAGATCCTGCAAAGCGTCGACCTGAGCATTGGCCAACTGAAGGCCTTCGGCATGGACCTCAACCAGGCGGTGGTACGCCTGGCCCGGGGTGGCCCGGCGTGGGACCTGCGGCTGGACAGCAAGGAAGTCATCGGCAACGCACGCGTGCCGGATGCCAAGGGCGCGCCCATGTCGATTCGCTTGCAGACCTTGCGCCTGCCGGCGGCCGACCCGGCCCAGGCCCAGGCCGAGGAAGGGCCTGACCCGTTAGCCTCGTTCGACCCGCGCAAGGTACCTGCGCTGGACCTGAGCATCGACAAGCTCTACCGCGGCGACGACCTGTTCGGCAGCGCCTCGATCAAGCTGCGCCCAACCGCGCGCGGCGTGTCGGCAGACGATATCGACCTGGACTTCAAAGGCCTGCGCATCGATGGCGGCGGTGGCTGGGAAGGCCAGCCGGGCAGCACCAGCAGCTGGTACAAAGGGCGCCTGGATGGCAAGAACCTGGCCGATGTGCTCAAGGCGTGGGGGTTCGCGCCTACCGTGACCAGCCGCGATTTCCGCCTGGATGTCGATGGCCGTTGGCCCGGTTCACCTGCCTGGGTGGGCCTGAACCGCTTCTCTGGGAGCATGGACGCGGCATTGCGTACCGGCCAGTTTGTCGAAGTCGAAGGCAGTGCCCAGGCCTTGCGCGTGTTCGGCCTGCTCAATTTCAACTCCATCGGTCGTCGCCTGCGCCTGGACTTCTCCGACCTGTTCGAAAAAGGGCTGGCCTATGACCGGGTCAAGGGCCTGCTGGTGGCCAGTAATGGCGTGTACGTGACCCGTGAACCGATTACGGTGACCGGCCCTTCGAGCAACTTCGAGCTCGAGGGCACCTTGGACATGGTCCGTGACCGGGTGGATGCCAACCTGCAGGTGACCCTGCCGGTCACCAACAACCTGCCGCTGGCTGCGTTGATCGTCGGTGCTCCAGCGGTCGGGGGCGCGCTGTTCCTTGTGGATCGGTTGATCGGCGACCGGGTCTCACGTTTTGCCAGCGTGCATTACCGCGTCGAGGGGCCGTGGAAAGAGCCTAGAATCACATTTGTGAAACCTTTCGAGAAATAGCGCCAGGAGTAGTCATGAAGGCAGCGGTGATCCAGATGGTCAGCCAGGACGACGTGCTGGCCAACCTGCAGCGGGCCGGCGCCCTGCTTGAGCAGGCCGCGCTCGGTGGCGCACGCCTGGCCGTGCTGCCAGAGAACTTCGCTGCGATGGGGCGCAAGGATGCTGCGGCGATCGGGCGTGCCGAAGCCTTGGGGGAAGGGCCGATCCTGCCCTGGTTGAAACGCACGGCGCGCGACCTCAAGTTATGGATTGTCGCCGGCACGTTGCCGTTGCCACCGGTCGGCCAACCTGATGCCAAGGCCCATGCCTGCTCGTTGTTGATCGATGAAGACGGTGAAGTGGCCGCGCGCTATGACAAGTTGCACCTGTTCGACGTGGACGTCGCCGACAACCGCGGCCGTTATCGCGAGTCTGACGATTATGCCCATGGCGCACAGGTGGTGGTGGCCGATACCCCGGTGGGGCGCCTGGGCTTGAGCGTATGCTATGACCTGCGCTTCCCCGAGTTGTACAGCGCATTGCGCGCAGCCGGGGCAGAACTGATCACCGCACCTGCCGCCTTCACGGCGGTGACGGGGGCGGCGCACTGGGACGTGCTGATTCGCGCGCGCGCCATCGAGACCCAGTGCTACCTGTTGGCCGCAGCACAGGGCGGCACCCATCCAGGGCCACGGGAAACCCATGGCCATGCAGCGATCATCGACCCTTGGGGGCGGATCGTTGCGCAGCAGGCGCAGGGCGAAGCGGTATTGCTCGCCGAGCGCGACATTGACGAACAAGCGTCCATTCGGGCGCGCATGCCGGTGGTATCGCACCGGCGCTTTTTCTCGCAGGACGCCTTGCGGCCTGCGCACACCTCGGAGTGACTATGAGCCAGATGTTATCCACCGTCAGCGAGCAGCTCCTGGCCCCAGGCGGATTGACCCTGGACAGCCTGCAGGCTGTGCTGGGTGAGTTGGCCGGCCCGGGCATCGATGCCGCCGACTTGTATTTCCAGGGCCAGATCTCGGAAACCTGGGCGCTCGAGGACGGCATCGTCAAAGAGGGCAGCTTCAACCTGGATCAGGGCGTGGGCGTACGTGCCCAATCCGGTGAAAAGACCGGCTTCGCCTACAGCAATGCTATCAACCTGGAAGCCTTGACCTCGGCCGCCCGCGCCGCGCGTTCGATTTCCCGCGCTGGGCAGAATGGCACGGTACAGGCGTTCCGTAGCCAGGATGTGACCGCCCTGTATGCTCCGGACAACCCGCTGGATGTGCTGACGCGCGCCGAAAAGGTCGACCTGCTCAAGCGTGTCGACGCGGCGACCCGTGCGCTGGACCCGCGTATCCAGCAGGTCAGCGTGAGCATGGCCGGGGTCTGGGAGCGCATTCTCATCGCCGCGGCTGATGGCAGCCTGGCCGCCGACGTGCGCCCGCTGGTGCGTTTCAACGTCAGTGTCATCGTCGAACAGAATGGCCGTCGCGAACGCGGTGGCCAGGGCGGTGGCGGGCGTACCGACTACCGGTTCTTCACCGAAGAGAAGGTCATGGGCTATGCCCGTGAGGCCTTGCGCCAGGCGCTGGTGAACCTGGAAGCGATTCCAGCGCCGGCGGGCACCTTGCCGGTGGTGCTGGGCTCGGGTTGGTCGGGTGTGTTGTTGCATGAGGCGGTAGGCCATGGCCTGGAAGGCGACTTCAACCGCAAGGGCAGCTCGGCGTTCAGTGGCCGCATCGGTGAGCAGGTGGCGTCGAAGCTGTGCACCATCGTCGACGACGGCACCCTTGAAGGCCGCCGTGGCTCACTGAGCGTGGATGACGAAGGCACCCCGACCGAGTGCACCACGCTGATCGAAAACGGTGTGCTCAAAGGCTACATGCAGGACAAGCTGAACGCCCGCCTGATGGGCATGGCCGTGACCGGCAACGGCCGTCGCGAGTCCTACGCGCATCTGCCGATGCCACGTATGACCAACACCTACATGCGTGCCGGCGAGAGCGACCCGCAAGAAATCATCGCCTCGGTGAAAAAAGGCATCTACTGCGCCAACCTTGGTGGTGGCCAGGTGGATATCACCAGCGGCAAGTTCGTGTTCTCCACCAGTGAGGCGTATTTGATCGAGGACGGCAAGATTACTGCGCCGGTCAAAGGGGCAACGCTGATTGGTAACGGACCGGAGGCGATGAGCCGCGTGTCGATGGTCGGCAATGACCTGGCCCTGGACAGTGGTGTCGGGACCTGCGGCAAGGATGGGCAATCGGTGCCTGTAGGGGTAGGGCAGCCGACGCTGAAGCTGGATGCGATCACAGTTGGCGGTACTGGCGCGTGATGGCGTTGGGGACCGCGTTGCGGTCCTTTCGCAGCGCAAGGCTGCTCCTACAGGTATCGCATGCCCCTGTAGGAGCAGCCTTGCGCTGCGAATGGGCCGCGAAGCGGCCCCACGGCATCAACGCAAGCCGCGCTGCAGCTCGTCGAGGTCGCGGATGTACTTGAACACCTTGCGCGCAGCAGCAGGCGGCTTGTTCCGCGCTTTTTCGTGCTGGGCATGGCGGATCAGCGAGCGCAGTTGCTGGCGATCGGTGTCGGGGTATTCGTTGACGAAGCGCTCGAGGTCTTCGTCATTACCGTCGATGAGCCGGTCGCGCCAGCGCTCCAGGCCGTGGAAGCGTTCGTTGTACTGGCGGGTCGAGCTGTCCATCTGTTCGAGCAAGGCATGGATGGCATCCAGGTCCTGGACGCGCATCAGCTTGCCGACGAACGACATGTGCCGTTTGCGGGCTCCGTGAGCTGTGTGCTTGCTGGCCTCGGCCAACGCTTTGCGTAGCTCGTCGGTCAACGGCAGGCGTGCCAGGGTGTCAGCCTTGAGCGTAGTGAGGCGCTCGCCGAGTTCAACCAGTTCATGCAGTTCGCGCTTGATCTGGGTTTTGCTTTTTTCGCCGTCGTAGGCGTCGTTTGAATCAACCATGGTGGCAGTCCGCTAGAAATCGCCGCCATGATAACCAGTCGGGGGCCGCTTGTCCGGCCCGGTCGTAGAATGACCTTCGCCGAACGCAGAATTTGAGTGGAGAGAACCATGAGTGCAGTCCAGAGCGTAGGTCCGAAAGACCTGCCAGCGTTGCAGGAACAGGTCGAAGCGATCATCGCCGAAGCGCGTCGCCAGGGTGCCAGTGCCTGCGAAGTTGCGGTGTCGCTGGAGCAGGGCCTGTCCACCACGGTGCGCCAGCGTGAGGTCGAAACGGTCGAGTTCAACCGTGACCAAGGCTTTGGCATCACCCTCTATGTCGGCCAGCGCAAAGGCTCGGCCAGCACCTCCGCGAGTGGCCCAGACGCGATCCGCGAGACCGTTGCCGCAGCCTTGGCCATCGCCAAGCACACCTCCGAAGACGAGTGCTCGGGGCTGGCCGATGCCGCGCTGATGGCGCGCGAAATCCCGGACCTGGACCTTTATCACGACTGGGATATCGAACCCGAGAAGGCGATCGAGATGGCCTTGGCCTGCGAGGCCGCGGCGTTCGACGCCGATGCCCGCATTCTCAACGCCGATGGCACCACCCTCAACACCCATCAAGGGTGCCGGGTGTACGGCAACAGCCACGGATTCATCGGTGGTTATGCGTCGACCCGGCACAGCCTGAGCTGTGTGATGATCGCCGAGGGCGACGGGCAGATGCAGCGCGACTACTGGTATGACGTGAACCGCCAAGGCACCTTGCTGGCTGACCCGCGCAGCATCGGCCAGCGCGCGGCCCAGCGTGCGGCCAGCCGCCTCGGCGCGCGCCCCGTACCAACCTGCGAAGTGCCGGTGCTGTTCTCGGCGGAGCTGGCCGGCGGCCTGTTCGGCAGCTTCCTCTCGGCGATTTCCGGCGGCAACCTGTACCGCAAGTCGTCGTTCCTTGAAGGCACCCTTGGCCAGCGCCTGTTCCCAAGCTGGCTGACCCTCGATGAGCGCCCGCATATTCCTCGGGCCTTGGGCAGTGCCGCGTTCGATGGCGATGGCTTGGCGACCTACGCCAAACCGTTCGTCGACAAAGGTGAGTTGGTGTCGTACCTGCTGGGCACCTATTCCGGGCGCAAGCTCGGGCTGCCGAGCACGGCCAACTCCGGTGGTGTTCACAACTTGTACGTAACCCATGGCGTCGAAGACCAGGCTGCCCTGATCCGCCGCATGGGGCGTGGCTTGCTGGTGACCGAGCTGATGGGGCATGGCCTGAACATGGTGACCGGCGATTATTCGCGTGGGGCTGCGGGTTTCTGGGTCGAGAACGGCGAGATTCAGCATGCGGT from Pseudomonas kermanshahensis carries:
- a CDS encoding YhdP family protein; its protein translation is MAMGRLTRVLVASTRWGLGICALLAVLVALYVSVGRQLVPLVAEYRADVEHKAEQALGLPVHVGALEGRWSGLAPVLRVRDLQLGEGAGALRLDEVKLVPDLWASLTSREVRLARIQLGGLQLILREDAQGAWNLEGLPKKDDAPLDPAELLQRLRQLGRIDVFDSQVTLHPWQRDPLTLTYVSVGLQAGASRQALDLRATLPDGQPLALNLRSRASAEAWRDGQVAAYLSLPQSDWARWLPPSLLGKWHASALRAGGEFWVDWGKGQLQQAVVRLNAPQLQGAYAERKAATVENLALSAWFQRNEQGFDVMVDSLAMNIGKNRWESHLQLRQRPGQAPADERWQVQADRLDLTPLTPLINALAPLPDNLMAVVDGLKVTGALRNVRLEARPKAEGDQRLQFAANLEKVGFNAYHGAPAAGNVSGSVSGDLGHGELRLDTDAFMLHLYPIFAKPWHYQQANARLTWALDKEGFTLVAPYLKVLGEEGKIAGDFLIRLLFEEGREDYMDLRVGLTEGDGRYTAKYLPEVLSPALDEWLRSAIVKGTVDEGYFQYQGSLNHGAAPEARSISLFFKVRDAVLDFQPGWPQVQQVDGDVLIEDSGVRIKAHHGLLLDTKVSDVSVDIPHVEGDQHSHLYLDGDFDGGLDDGLKILKEAPIGTGEIFAGWEGEGPLKGKVKLDIPLAHGERPKVQVDFATADARLKVAPPSLELNRLKGDFSFDLDKGLSGKNISLQAFGKPVTAQIVAEGAPGQMQTRINANGQVALKALTEWLQFNQALPASGDLPYQLQLNLGSRDNSLSVNSSLKGLAIDLPAPFGKAAADTRDSRFSMNLQGSERRIDAGYADLARFAYAAPSDKLAQGRGELLLGTGQAQVPAGQGLRVRGRLETLDLAPWQAKVASLGGDDPGGSARQILQSVDLSIGQLKAFGMDLNQAVVRLARGGPAWDLRLDSKEVIGNARVPDAKGAPMSIRLQTLRLPAADPAQAQAEEGPDPLASFDPRKVPALDLSIDKLYRGDDLFGSASIKLRPTARGVSADDIDLDFKGLRIDGGGGWEGQPGSTSSWYKGRLDGKNLADVLKAWGFAPTVTSRDFRLDVDGRWPGSPAWVGLNRFSGSMDAALRTGQFVEVEGSAQALRVFGLLNFNSIGRRLRLDFSDLFEKGLAYDRVKGLLVASNGVYVTREPITVTGPSSNFELEGTLDMVRDRVDANLQVTLPVTNNLPLAALIVGAPAVGGALFLVDRLIGDRVSRFASVHYRVEGPWKEPRITFVKPFEK
- a CDS encoding carbon-nitrogen hydrolase family protein, with the protein product MKAAVIQMVSQDDVLANLQRAGALLEQAALGGARLAVLPENFAAMGRKDAAAIGRAEALGEGPILPWLKRTARDLKLWIVAGTLPLPPVGQPDAKAHACSLLIDEDGEVAARYDKLHLFDVDVADNRGRYRESDDYAHGAQVVVADTPVGRLGLSVCYDLRFPELYSALRAAGAELITAPAAFTAVTGAAHWDVLIRARAIETQCYLLAAAQGGTHPGPRETHGHAAIIDPWGRIVAQQAQGEAVLLAERDIDEQASIRARMPVVSHRRFFSQDALRPAHTSE
- the tldD gene encoding metalloprotease TldD, whose product is MSQMLSTVSEQLLAPGGLTLDSLQAVLGELAGPGIDAADLYFQGQISETWALEDGIVKEGSFNLDQGVGVRAQSGEKTGFAYSNAINLEALTSAARAARSISRAGQNGTVQAFRSQDVTALYAPDNPLDVLTRAEKVDLLKRVDAATRALDPRIQQVSVSMAGVWERILIAAADGSLAADVRPLVRFNVSVIVEQNGRRERGGQGGGGRTDYRFFTEEKVMGYAREALRQALVNLEAIPAPAGTLPVVLGSGWSGVLLHEAVGHGLEGDFNRKGSSAFSGRIGEQVASKLCTIVDDGTLEGRRGSLSVDDEGTPTECTTLIENGVLKGYMQDKLNARLMGMAVTGNGRRESYAHLPMPRMTNTYMRAGESDPQEIIASVKKGIYCANLGGGQVDITSGKFVFSTSEAYLIEDGKITAPVKGATLIGNGPEAMSRVSMVGNDLALDSGVGTCGKDGQSVPVGVGQPTLKLDAITVGGTGA
- the yjgA gene encoding ribosome biogenesis factor YjgA, which gives rise to MVDSNDAYDGEKSKTQIKRELHELVELGERLTTLKADTLARLPLTDELRKALAEASKHTAHGARKRHMSFVGKLMRVQDLDAIHALLEQMDSSTRQYNERFHGLERWRDRLIDGNDEDLERFVNEYPDTDRQQLRSLIRHAQHEKARNKPPAAARKVFKYIRDLDELQRGLR
- the pmbA gene encoding metalloprotease PmbA, producing the protein MSAVQSVGPKDLPALQEQVEAIIAEARRQGASACEVAVSLEQGLSTTVRQREVETVEFNRDQGFGITLYVGQRKGSASTSASGPDAIRETVAAALAIAKHTSEDECSGLADAALMAREIPDLDLYHDWDIEPEKAIEMALACEAAAFDADARILNADGTTLNTHQGCRVYGNSHGFIGGYASTRHSLSCVMIAEGDGQMQRDYWYDVNRQGTLLADPRSIGQRAAQRAASRLGARPVPTCEVPVLFSAELAGGLFGSFLSAISGGNLYRKSSFLEGTLGQRLFPSWLTLDERPHIPRALGSAAFDGDGLATYAKPFVDKGELVSYLLGTYSGRKLGLPSTANSGGVHNLYVTHGVEDQAALIRRMGRGLLVTELMGHGLNMVTGDYSRGAAGFWVENGEIQHAVQEVTIAGNMKDMFQQIVAIGNDLETRSNIHTGSVLIERMTVAGS